Below is a genomic region from Salvelinus fontinalis isolate EN_2023a chromosome 38, ASM2944872v1, whole genome shotgun sequence.
GCTAAGCTATGTCTATTGACTCCAGGCCAAAAATACTGCACAAACGTTTAAGTAACACGAAAATAAACAAATAAGGGATTCGAAATAGGAACATGCAACAGTTTGAAAATGACCGTTTTCACAACATGCACAGCTTGGAGTTGTGAAAGTGAAAAACGTGTTTTTAgatataataaaaaatgtatttaaataaagATGCATTGGTCTGCAAAATACCTGTCAGATGTATGGTGTGCATTAAATGTCCACGGTGTAGTTAACATAGCTAACATATGTTGATTAGCTACGTAGCTAAGTTAGTAGCGGATACAGTAGTTGCTGCTTCCATCTAGCATACTTACTACTTAGGACAactatgttagctagttagctaacgttaagtcTCTTAGGAGACTAGCACCAGACATTAGGCCTACATTTTTTTTACTCACTGGGCTGCTAGCTACAATGTAATCCAGTGCTATTACAACTAGTTATATGCATGTACACCAACATTTTCCACCATGATTTAACAGTTTCCTACAAGCGAATGAAGCGTTCATTCTCTAAATCCTGTCTATTTACCTACTAACAGTTGCATTGACAGCTAGCGAGCATTTGAACTTGGCTAACTGTAAATTAGTTACAATCCATTAACATATTGGACAATCTCAAATACTTTTAATTAACCTTATTATATGGCTTGTTATCCTGATGTGACCATCGAGATCTGAATGATGTTACTGACACATCATCGCTTAGCTTAGTTAAATTAGCAATGCTAGCGAGTTGCAGTGAAAATAGATTTCCACGATCACATTTCACATTCTCACCTGCCGCTAGATGAAGACGAAAGTGGTGATGAAGCTTGCTCCAATGGTACACATCCACTGTGTCATCGTTTCACAAATATACATCGCTAAAAGCTCTTATTAAACCTGGATATTTGGGCAGAACAAACCTATTCCGCAGTTATGTAATGATCCAAAAAAGGAGGGTGGCTGGGTAACACGGACAATTCTGATTGGTTGAGAGATCTTGCAATCCCCTTTTCAATTGGACGGTGTCATTGTGTCATCGTGAAATACCCGAAAGTCTGATCGAAACCTCAGAGGTCTGGTTGCATTTGTCAATGTGGAGTTGATTAAGCACTTTAAATTGTAAACTCGGCACATGTACTGAATGACTGCATTAAAAATATGAACACCGATATGTGCAGAAGTCACGGGAGAACGTATATCTTCTAGACACATATGTAGGTCCTTGATAGCGCCCCCTGTCACAGATGATTGGCACACTGTCAAAATAATTCTCTCGATGAATGACGTCACTGCTTGGAGAAATAGGCTGTCTTTTAATAAACGACAAGTGACAACTATTCTGAGTTATGAGCTGGGAGTAGACTAATTACattaatgtattgattgtttAATCAAAACAATATGTTTTTTTCCTCGTCACTGGTATCTCTGGTATCTCTTTCCTCGTCACTggtaacgtcagcacaagaactgttcgtcaagagattcatgaaatgggtttccatggccgagcatccgcacacaagcctaacatcaccatgtgcaatgccccACGTGCTCTGGAGTGTTGTAAAGCTTGCcgcaattggactctggagcagtggaaatgcgttctctggggtaataaatcacgcttcaccacctggcagtccgaaggacaaatctgggtttgactGATGCtaagagaacgctacctgcccgaatgtttggtggaggaggaataatggtctgggggtgTTTTTCAAGGTTCAGGCTAtgccccttaattccagtgaagggaaatctaaatgctacagcatacaatgatattctagacgattctgtgcttctatctttgtggcaacagtttgcgaaaggccctttcctgttttagcaagacaatgcccccatgcacaaagcgaggtccatacagaaatggtcagtcgagattggtgtggaataacttgactggcctgcacagagccctgacctcaaccccatcaaacacctttgggatgaattggaatgcctactgcgagccaggcctaatcccccaacatcagtgcccgacctaactaatgctcttgtggctgaatggaaggaagtatccgcagcaatgttccaacatctagtggaaatccttcccagaagagtggaggctgttatagcagcaaacagggcaccaactccatattaatgcagatgattttggaatgagatgttcgacgagcaggtgtccacatacttttgaccatgtagtgtatatctgcctcactctcagaaaaAGTTGCACCGCAAAGTTTTACATAGTTAAGTATGACATATAATTACATTTTtaataaagaactgtacaaatgTATTTGTGACTTAAATATGAAAAGATTGCCTATATTTAACAGTCATATGAGATCTGGGCTCTGGTCACATGTAGAGTACAATACAgcgaatagggtgctatttgggacgagGCCAACTAAACGCTATAGCATGAGGCTACATTTATTATGGATATAATTTATATGTTaaatatacaggatacaaacATTCTATTCCAGTTAAACAATGGGATATATATAACattttgcaacaacaacaaaaaaacattttaatacacatctaaaatctatgaaTAAAAAATCTGATAACAGTCAAATttgacacacacatgaaggtacccataagcatttatttctgatgaaaaaacacaaatgtgaaaaattggTGGATATTAAACCGTTTTGGAAATATACTATTTTTATGCTGCTCTCCTTTATTTGGACCAGATTAAGTTCTGACATGGAACTGGAAGATCTGGTGACCGGCAGTTTAGCTCTTTTAAAAGGGGATAAGTTTCTCTTATGTAATTACAAAAACATTTACAATGGATCACTATAAATTATGTTAATACGTTATTATCAATTAACATTTTAATATAATGTTGTTAAAAGAGTAATTACAGTGCAGGTAGCCTtacggttaagagtgttgggccagtaaccaagaggtcactggtttgaatcccttagctgactaggtgaaaaatctgttgatgtgcccatgatcaaggcacttaaccctaattgcccagaaagtcgctttggataagagtgGCTGCTAAACGACGTAAATGTAACTACATGTATAAGAGCATGAAATTTACTGTGTAAACCtatgtactgtctctctcaaacacacacacacagccttcttcACACTAACAGCAGTGTTTGGTTTCTCTCCAACCCAGAACTTCATCAGTGATATGCCCTGGACCCAGGGGACTATGTGCTCCTCATCAATCAATTAGGATTATATATTGGCTGTTAACTAATCTAAATTAATGATAGCTGTCTAAATTAACACATGTACTGTACGGCCGCGGGAAGATGTTTTGGGTTGGGGGTGCTGTCGGGTGAGGTGGATCTGTACACTCATTTTGTGGGACAAAAAATATTGTAATATTTtataaattatttttattttttatttatttatctgcaGCAccatcagcacccctacttcccatgGCTATGCTTACACGTTACTGCTGGCTATTCAAAAAATTGCAGCCCAGTAAGCTATAGTACATTAAACCACCCACATTATCTTTCGATTGTCATTCCCCTCTAAAAGCCCATAATAGCCTACATTAAGTGAGGAAGTGCATTACACAACAAAAGTGATGGATTTTCATTTGACAAAAATCTTTCAATTGAATCATAAAGTCTGAGACTAATGGCTTCTTGTGTTCTGAGGTTTAAAATTGCATTCCCTTAGCTCTCCAGCACATTGGCTGAGTGGCCCTGATATCTACAATGTATCTGAGATGTAATTTACGATATTAAATAATATGCAATACTTGTTTACAGTTTCCTAATAACTGAGTATAGTTGATGATGTATTTGATTTTGGATCGAAAATCTTTCATTAGATTAGACTAGGCTACTTCAGCTATGAAGCAGTGGTTTATTTGGCGCACACCCATATCATTTTCTTGACCACAGTGAAATGCCCAATAGAGACTGCACATATTGTGATTGtatatacatttaaataaataaaggaaACAAGAAATGTGAGCAATAACAAGGATATATAACAAATATTACATTTGTTGAACGACAACATTCGTTTACAGAAGTTTCCTTGCTCACCCGTTGTAATTTAACATGGTATAGCCCTTGCAGTGGTTGGTGCCGCCGCGGACTAATTTTCGCATACTCCACTTGAAGAAGAGTGTATTCAGTTGATTCGAGGGAAGCATCGTTGGACCAAGTGTGCTCAGATACTTTTGTAGTGTCGTGTCATCTGGGCATTATTGGAAGTCCTCGAAATCTAATGGCTGTTTACGCACTTCACTTCAAAGGCTGACTCGAGCGTGTGCGAATATATTTGAGTGACATCGGTGCGATCAAACGAACTGCACGCGGATTTGAAAGCCTCACTAACACGAGGATCATGGTGAGACTGATTGGCAACAAAAACTTTTCTCTGCGTAAAATGTATTGCGAGGATGCTGTTTAGCTAATGAATGTAGCCGTTGCCTCCCAGTTTAAATCGGAAGTGGAGTTATTTCCTCCAGGAAAAAGGTTGAAAAGTAGCCTTTTCCACGTGGAGGACAGGAACTTGAACGTGGATTGACTCGGGGGGGAAACAATTGTGCACGTAATAAGCGCTGTGCTTCGTTTCATCTATCAGATTCATTGGAACCACGGGTGAAAAAATGCGTTTTGTGAGCTCATTGGTATGTTGTAAACTTGAAGAATCCAGGGAAAATACGACTCTGCTTCGTTTGTGGTttttctttgctgtccttgtttCAAATTCAGCCTGTCCTGACAAATGCGTCTGTTTCACATCCACGGTAGAATGTGTGAACCAGTGCTTATTCATGGTTCCGCAACCATTGCCAGTAAACACTAAAACCCTGTTTATTACTGGGAACAACATTTCCCATCTCACAACTGGGTCTTTCCCTGTGCCTCTTGAGCAGTTAACAGACTTGTATCTCACGGGAAACCAGGTGGAGCTGGTGGGCCACAATGTATTCAACAACTTGCCAAATCTCAGGCTGCTAGACTTGAGTAACAACAGGATTCTGAATTTTAGTGCTCAAGCCTTCCCTGATTACAACAAACTGCTGGATCTTAAACTCAGCAGGGCTTTTTACAACCATTCTTCCATGGATGAGCTCTTCAGCCTGCTACGGAGTGGCAGAGCCCGTCAACTTACCCGCTTAGACCTGTCTAACAATGACCTGGTTGTCCTCCCTGAGGGCATGTTCTCCCACCTCTCCAACCTCACCATCCTCAACCTACAAAACAACTCCCTCATTTTCATCCGGAACGGGACGCTGAGTGTTCCTCCGCTCCGTGAGCTAGACTTGAGGGACAATGCCCTGAGGGAACTACCCAACACTACACTGCTGGACTTCAGCCTCAAGCCTGGGCTTCAGGTGCATCTGGCAGGGAACCCTTGGCTCTGTGACTGCAACATCGAGGACCTTGTGGCCTGGCTGAAGAGCTCCGAGCAGGTCGCAGACAAGCAGAATATGACCTGTTCTGACCCTGAGGCTCTGCGGCAGTTACCGTTGCTCCAGATAGAGGACTTGGAGTTGGAGTGTACCTTTTCAGGTGAAATGAAAAGTGTGCTGGAGACCTCGTATGTCTTCCTGGGCATGGTGCTGGCCTTGATCGGAGTGATATTTCTGCTGGTCCTCTACCTCAACAGGAAGGGGATAAAGCGGTGGATATACAATATTCGGGACGCGTGCAGGGACCACATGGAGGGCTACCATTACAGGTATGAGATCAGCTCGGACCCCAGGTTGGCCAACCTCAGTCTCAACTCAGACATTTAAGAGGACCGCTATGTGAGCCATGGTCCTCACAGTGACTGAGGCATTATGACTTGTCAAGAGCAAGATATGCATGAGCGACTCTGTAATTCCGCGGGGCTCCAGCCtgcctgcaccccccccccccccccccatagtacaGTCCAGACTTCTACACCAGTCATGACTCTTAGTAGCCTCGGTCATGACGACCCACAATCTGCCACCACGCATGCCCTTGGCCCCTGCAATGCAGTGTCTGATTGTTTGTTTTTACACCTTTTCATGAACATCAACTTTCCATGGACTGAGAATCATGACTCAGATGGGGTTTGTGAGAGGGCTCTCTGTAATTTAACATTTTCCCTTCCTTGAGCAAAAGAGTATGTAGAACTCCAACTAAACAGACTTATGTTTTGCTATGTGTGTTGCTATGCTTGTTTAGTTGTATTTATTCCTTTTTAATATAATTATTACAGCACTTGCTAATTTCTCTCACTAGTATTGCACTTGTTAGGTGGACATTATCAACATTTTTCACGATGTACAGCTGAATAAAATGTCTTGCATTGCTGTTTTCCTTTCTCGACTGGGGTCCTTTAAACTCCAGAGACTGACGAATGAGGAGGCATTTGGGCACCAGAGAGATTCACGGTCACGAAATGGAGAAGTGCACAATCACTCAATGCAGGTTCAAACACATGCATGCAGACAGAGGTTACCATGCCACAGCCAGCACCAACCATACCACACAGGCAAGACTTTACATGTCACCTTTTATACATGAACACGTTCTCTGTCTGCTCGTGCAGATGAGACATTACAGGCAGCAGCCATTGTTGACTTAACAAATTTAACTCTGAAGAGGTGAGAAAAGGCTAACTGGGACTTTTGAAGGTGGCAGAATTACCTTGAAGATGAATTGATTAGAAATACTTTCCAATTAAAGTTAAGTCCACTTCAGTTCTATTTGGGAAGCTAGATGTGACGGAATGTTCCTGTCCAATTTAATCCCTACTAGGATTCGGATGGAAATCCCTGGCGCGATAGTCAAATGATTGCATTCCTCAGAACCATCCAAAATAATATGTTGAGGTATAGCCAATGGTCAGTGGATTTCTATCCGAATCTTCTTTGGTTCAACTACACCAGTTACAGGAATGACACTCACTTATTCAAAGCATTCCAATGTTGTGAGCCCAAAGGGGGAAAGTTGAGGGTTGTCTTTATTGACAAATGCTAATGAAGGTACACAGTACCCAAGGTTATTACCAGGAGGGCACTCTACAGGCAGTATGGTATGGAAATGAGTTCATACTCTGCTTTAATCTGCAGTGTTTTAGGTGTGTGGCGTTTTAAAAGTATCTTGTTTTTCAAGCATTGTTTACTTTCCTGCTAACTAAATGCTGTGCTCTTGTTTTCTTTCTGGTGTCAAGTATGTATGAGTAAATATCAAATGTGGAACATTATTTTCCAGGAAAAGTGTTCATAATCAGGATTGTAAAAGTAACTGCAGAGTGGGTGAACGTGTGAGTAAAACACCTGGCCATTACCTCACCGTGCACATTGAAGACCACCCGGGAGGTAGTGTGAGCGGACAAGCACAAACAG
It encodes:
- the LOC129837730 gene encoding trophoblast glycoprotein-like, which produces MRFVSSLVCCKLEESRENTTLLRLWFFFAVLVSNSACPDKCVCFTSTVECVNQCLFMVPQPLPVNTKTLFITGNNISHLTTGSFPVPLEQLTDLYLTGNQVELVGHNVFNNLPNLRLLDLSNNRILNFSAQAFPDYNKLLDLKLSRAFYNHSSMDELFSLLRSGRARQLTRLDLSNNDLVVLPEGMFSHLSNLTILNLQNNSLIFIRNGTLSVPPLRELDLRDNALRELPNTTLLDFSLKPGLQVHLAGNPWLCDCNIEDLVAWLKSSEQVADKQNMTCSDPEALRQLPLLQIEDLELECTFSGEMKSVLETSYVFLGMVLALIGVIFLLVLYLNRKGIKRWIYNIRDACRDHMEGYHYRYEISSDPRLANLSLNSDI